In Longimicrobium sp., the genomic stretch CGGCTGGACGATGCCGTGCGCTGGCTGAAAAAGCTGGGCGTCAAGAAGCTGCGGACCGGCCTCAGCTGGAGCGACGACGACCGCCCCAGCTCGCTGGCCTGGTTCGACCGGCAGATGAGGGCGCTGGAGGAGTTCGACGTGACGGTCACCTTCTGCTTCACTCCCGAGCACCGCGGCATGGTGCCGCACTACACCAGCCCGCCCAAGGACATCGGCGAGTTCGTGGACTTCTGCGCGCGGATGGTGCGCCGGTATGGCCGCTGACGCCCAGACCTTCTTCGGCTGGCTCCGCGGCTACGGCGCCACGCCGCGGGTGCTGGTCGCCATCGCCCACCCCGACGACGAGACCGCCGGGACGGGCGCCGTGCTGGCGCGCCTGCCAGACGTGCGGCTGGTGTGCGCCACGGACGGTGCACCGTTCGACCGCGCACTCTGGGGCGATCCCACGCCCGCCACGCGCGAGGACTACGCCGCCATGCGCCGCCGCGAGCTGCGGTGTGCGCTGGCGGTGGCGCGTCTTGGATGGGACTGCGTGGAGCAGTGGGACATCCCCGACCAGGACGCGTCGTCGGACCTGGCGGACCTGGCGTTGCGGATGCGCGACGCGCTGGCCTCCGACCTCCCGGAGGTGGTCCTGGCCCCCGCGTACGAGGGCGGCCACCCGGACCACGACGCCGTCTCCTTTGCCGTCCACGCCGCCTGCGCGCTGATGGCCCGGGACGGAGACCCGTATCCCGGCATCGTGGAGTTCCCGCTCTATCATGCCGTAGAGGATCGGGTGGTTGCCGGCGCCTTCGCTCCAGGGCACGGGGGTGACGAGGTCACCCTCACGCT encodes the following:
- a CDS encoding PIG-L family deacetylase, which encodes MAADAQTFFGWLRGYGATPRVLVAIAHPDDETAGTGAVLARLPDVRLVCATDGAPFDRALWGDPTPATREDYAAMRRRELRCALAVARLGWDCVEQWDIPDQDASSDLADLALRMRDALASDLPEVVLAPAYEGGHPDHDAVSFAVHAACALMARDGDPYPGIVEFPLYHAVEDRVVAGAFAPGHGGDEVTLTL